A stretch of the Actinoalloteichus fjordicus genome encodes the following:
- a CDS encoding RecB family exonuclease encodes MPSRLVRVTPARLARWADCPRRYRLTYLDRPAPARGGAWAHSTLGAVVHNALRAIFAMPGRGRTLAAASAEIRRHWKSDGFRDAAQAADYRERAENWVSDYVEDADPDLEPVALERWVSASAGTIVAEGRVDRIDARGGELVVVDYKTGRHGVTVDDARDSQALALYALAARRTLRRPCRRVELHHLPTGSVQSWEHDESSMDEHLNRASATAEQLQSASDDLSAGGDADRLFPTRAGRRCSWCEFRNSCADGRAAAPPLDSWALLRP; translated from the coding sequence ATGCCGAGCAGACTGGTACGGGTGACCCCGGCCAGGCTGGCCCGCTGGGCGGACTGCCCTCGTCGCTATCGGCTGACCTATCTGGACCGCCCGGCGCCTGCCAGAGGCGGCGCCTGGGCACACAGCACCCTCGGCGCCGTCGTGCACAACGCCTTGCGCGCGATCTTCGCGATGCCTGGTCGAGGCCGGACGCTCGCGGCTGCGTCGGCGGAGATCCGACGACACTGGAAGAGCGACGGCTTCCGGGACGCGGCGCAGGCCGCCGACTACCGCGAGCGGGCGGAGAACTGGGTCTCGGACTACGTCGAGGACGCCGACCCCGATCTGGAACCCGTCGCCCTGGAGCGCTGGGTCTCCGCGTCTGCCGGGACGATCGTGGCGGAGGGGCGCGTCGATCGCATCGACGCCCGCGGCGGCGAACTCGTCGTCGTCGACTACAAGACCGGCAGGCACGGCGTCACCGTGGACGATGCCAGGGACTCCCAGGCACTGGCCCTGTACGCGTTGGCGGCGCGACGGACCCTGCGCAGACCGTGCAGGCGGGTGGAACTCCACCACCTGCCCACCGGTTCGGTGCAGTCCTGGGAGCACGACGAGTCCTCGATGGACGAGCATCTGAATCGGGCCTCGGCGACGGCCGAGCAGTTGCAGTCGGCCTCGGACGATCTGAGCGCGGGCGGCGACGCGGACCGGCTGTTTCCGACGAGGGCAGGCCGTCGATGCTCCTGGTGCGAGTTCCGGAACTCCTGTGCGGACGGCCGCGCCGCCGCGCCGCCGCTGGACTCGTGGGCGCTGCTCCGACCGTGA
- a CDS encoding Rv3212 family protein produces MVRPERRTKVDVLVVGLIVVTALVVGAVSWHTGDLRATTLRTASEPAEVPAPPTGLPPSLAEVWSAPSPATDRPAVAGPSVVVGAGSAVRGLDPFSGEERWSYERDLPLCTVGAQWDRAVAVYRKSRNCSEVTSLEGDTGERGPQRNTDAEPGTSLLGDGTYLTATGRHITEVWGSNLVRTLQYGRVPALVNPDRQPRVDCEHRAFAAGEARLAVIERCAEDANERLTVLSARPEDNDEPEEDFSVPLDEADAALVATSDVFTVIATPSPPTLTVYDSEGLRTDHFPLPFTGEQFAESTSSVPLTTITDEHVFWHAGGSTAALSAEDGRLLWTMSETMGAGTSFAGVLLVPVPDGLAVLDPATGERLGDFPVDRGDHDGPIVMDSIGPILLEQRGDTLVALR; encoded by the coding sequence ATGGTTCGACCAGAACGACGAACGAAGGTCGACGTGCTGGTCGTCGGGCTGATCGTCGTCACCGCCCTCGTGGTGGGGGCTGTGTCGTGGCACACCGGAGACCTGCGGGCGACCACGCTGCGGACGGCGTCGGAGCCCGCCGAGGTTCCCGCCCCGCCCACCGGCCTTCCCCCCTCCCTCGCGGAGGTGTGGAGCGCACCGAGTCCTGCCACCGATCGACCTGCGGTGGCGGGCCCCTCGGTCGTCGTCGGTGCGGGCAGCGCCGTTCGAGGACTCGATCCGTTCAGCGGCGAGGAGCGGTGGAGCTACGAACGAGACCTGCCCCTGTGCACGGTGGGTGCGCAGTGGGACCGCGCCGTCGCGGTCTATCGGAAATCGCGCAACTGCAGCGAGGTCACCTCGCTGGAGGGTGACACCGGGGAGCGCGGCCCCCAGCGCAACACCGACGCCGAGCCGGGCACCTCGCTGCTCGGCGACGGCACCTACCTGACCGCGACCGGCAGGCACATCACCGAGGTGTGGGGCTCCAACCTCGTACGGACCCTCCAGTACGGCCGAGTTCCCGCGCTGGTCAATCCCGACCGGCAGCCGAGAGTCGACTGCGAACACCGTGCCTTCGCCGCGGGCGAGGCCCGACTCGCCGTCATCGAGCGCTGCGCCGAGGACGCCAACGAGCGGCTCACGGTGCTGTCGGCCAGGCCGGAGGACAACGACGAGCCGGAGGAGGACTTCAGCGTCCCGCTGGACGAGGCGGACGCGGCGCTGGTCGCGACCTCCGACGTGTTCACCGTCATCGCCACGCCGAGCCCGCCCACCCTGACCGTCTACGACTCCGAGGGCCTCCGGACCGACCACTTCCCGCTGCCGTTCACCGGGGAGCAGTTCGCCGAGTCCACGTCGTCGGTGCCGCTCACGACGATCACCGACGAGCACGTCTTCTGGCATGCGGGCGGCTCGACCGCGGCGCTGTCCGCCGAAGACGGCCGCCTGCTCTGGACGATGTCGGAAACCATGGGCGCAGGCACGTCGTTCGCGGGAGTCCTGCTCGTCCCGGTCCCCGACGGCCTCGCCGTGCTGGACCCGGCCACCGGCGAACGGCTCGGTGACTTCCCCGTCGATCGCGGCGACCACGACGGGCCGATCGTCATGGACTCGATCGGTCCGATCCTGCTCGAACAACGCGGTGACACGCTCGTCGCGCTGCGCTGA
- a CDS encoding alpha/beta fold hydrolase, which yields MTVLRASQISPHHAEHVRLPGGPGELAALRARPATGRTPKATIVLVPGYTGAKEDFAPLLDPLAEAGFDTVAVDLPGQFESQALPDRADHLPLPLGEVVAKLIEDLRVAGRPLILLGHSYGGLVARGAVLAGAPVDGLVLLDTGPGALPPGPRRQTLDLGEPILVEHGIEAAERLRDAQDTASPARQAQPAELRAYLRRRFLASSPASLLGMADGLRHEPDRVAELATALTRAGTPVLVSSGVDDDAWSIDTQRDMARRLDGEFVLIDSAGHSPNTENPAGLLAVLLSTWRRWIA from the coding sequence GTGACCGTCCTTCGTGCCTCCCAGATCTCCCCGCACCACGCCGAGCACGTCAGGCTGCCCGGCGGGCCCGGCGAACTGGCCGCGCTGCGCGCCCGCCCGGCCACCGGCCGGACGCCGAAGGCGACCATCGTGCTGGTGCCCGGTTACACGGGCGCCAAGGAGGACTTCGCGCCGCTGCTGGACCCGCTGGCCGAGGCGGGCTTCGACACGGTGGCGGTGGACCTGCCCGGCCAGTTCGAATCGCAGGCCCTGCCGGATCGAGCCGACCATCTGCCCCTGCCGCTCGGCGAGGTGGTCGCGAAGCTCATCGAGGATCTGCGGGTAGCGGGACGGCCGCTGATCCTGCTGGGCCACTCCTACGGCGGACTGGTCGCACGGGGAGCGGTCCTGGCGGGCGCACCGGTCGACGGCCTGGTGCTGCTCGACACCGGTCCGGGCGCCCTGCCGCCCGGACCTCGGCGACAGACCCTGGACCTGGGCGAGCCCATCCTGGTCGAACACGGCATCGAGGCCGCCGAGCGTCTGCGCGACGCACAGGACACCGCGTCGCCCGCCCGCCAGGCACAGCCCGCCGAGCTGCGGGCGTACCTGCGGAGGCGCTTCCTGGCCTCGTCGCCCGCGAGCCTGCTCGGCATGGCCGACGGACTGCGACACGAACCCGACCGCGTCGCCGAGCTGGCGACCGCGCTCACGAGGGCCGGGACCCCCGTCCTGGTGTCGTCCGGTGTGGACGACGATGCCTGGTCGATCGACACCCAGCGAGACATGGCCCGGCGTCTCGACGGCGAGTTCGTCCTGATCGACTCCGCCGGGCACAGTCCGAACACGGAGAACCCGGCGGGCCTGCTGGCGGTGCTGCTGTCCACTTGGCGGCGTTGGATCGCCTGA
- a CDS encoding magnesium and cobalt transport protein CorA → MAVLPSLVLRGRSTRSPAARRLPSPEPAGLNSVVDCAVYVDGSRLPGRWTHGEAVAEVRRRGAGFVWIGLHEPTEDDIKGVAETFELHELAVEDAVHAHQRPKLERYDDTLFMVLKTVRYVTEPAGQAGEVVEGGEMMVFLGRDFVVTVRHGSHSGLAGMRRALEADPEHLASGPAVVLHAIADQVVDSYLAVGAVMESAIDEMETKVFAPKTTVDAEQIYLLKREVMELRRAVKPLGTPLRRLADGYTPLVPEEVRSYFRNVEDHLTKVSEQVAGFDELLTTLVDAALAKITLRQSSDMRKITSWAAIISVPTMIAGIYGMNFDYMPELHFQYSYPVVLLVILTSCLTLYRTFRRNGWL, encoded by the coding sequence ATGGCAGTTCTCCCCTCGCTCGTCCTGCGCGGTCGCAGCACGCGCTCTCCCGCTGCTCGCAGGCTGCCCTCGCCCGAACCCGCCGGGCTGAACTCGGTGGTCGACTGCGCCGTCTACGTGGACGGCAGCCGGCTGCCCGGTCGATGGACCCACGGTGAGGCCGTCGCGGAGGTCCGCAGGCGTGGAGCGGGGTTCGTCTGGATCGGGCTGCACGAACCCACCGAAGACGACATCAAGGGCGTCGCCGAGACCTTCGAGCTGCACGAGCTGGCCGTGGAGGACGCCGTCCACGCGCATCAGCGTCCCAAGCTGGAGCGTTACGACGACACGCTCTTCATGGTGCTCAAGACGGTCCGCTATGTGACGGAGCCCGCAGGCCAGGCAGGCGAGGTCGTGGAGGGCGGCGAGATGATGGTCTTCCTCGGTCGCGACTTCGTGGTCACCGTCCGGCACGGCAGTCACTCCGGGCTGGCCGGGATGCGGCGAGCACTCGAAGCCGACCCCGAGCACCTGGCCTCGGGGCCCGCCGTCGTGCTGCACGCGATCGCGGACCAGGTCGTCGACAGCTATCTCGCCGTCGGCGCCGTCATGGAGTCCGCCATCGACGAGATGGAGACGAAGGTCTTCGCCCCGAAGACCACGGTCGACGCCGAGCAGATCTACCTGCTCAAGCGCGAGGTCATGGAGCTTCGTCGCGCGGTGAAGCCCCTGGGCACGCCGCTGCGTCGACTCGCGGACGGGTACACCCCGTTGGTGCCGGAGGAGGTCCGCTCCTACTTCCGCAATGTCGAGGACCACCTGACGAAGGTGTCCGAGCAGGTCGCGGGTTTCGACGAGCTGCTCACCACGCTGGTGGACGCCGCGCTGGCCAAGATCACGCTTCGCCAGAGCAGCGACATGCGCAAGATCACCTCGTGGGCGGCGATCATCTCCGTTCCCACCATGATCGCGGGCATCTACGGCATGAACTTCGACTACATGCCCGAGCTGCACTTTCAGTACAGCTATCCGGTCGTCCTGCTGGTCATCCTCACCAGCTGTCTGACCCTGTACCGCACCTTCCGCCGCAACGGCTGGCTGTAG
- a CDS encoding PH domain-containing protein yields the protein MLAPRDPDEYLLESERRVIRVRRHWASMLWDIFEATALLVGLMLISGLMPPGTALIQNILWYAGLLVVLRFSYYVIEWWVERIVVTDKRFMLTTGVFETNVAMMPVTKVTDLTFRRTLMGRFFGYGTLVIESAGQIQALNKVEYCPNPEEINDAISELVFGDKKAQSERFSMMKARRAALGRRRVGARR from the coding sequence GTGCTTGCACCCAGAGATCCAGACGAGTACCTGCTTGAGAGCGAGCGACGCGTCATCAGAGTGCGCAGGCACTGGGCGAGCATGCTCTGGGACATCTTCGAGGCCACGGCGCTGCTCGTCGGCTTGATGCTGATCTCGGGCCTGATGCCGCCCGGCACCGCGCTCATCCAGAACATCCTCTGGTACGCGGGCCTGCTCGTGGTGCTCCGCTTCTCCTACTACGTGATCGAGTGGTGGGTGGAGCGGATCGTCGTCACCGACAAGCGGTTCATGCTGACCACCGGCGTCTTCGAGACCAACGTGGCCATGATGCCCGTCACCAAGGTCACCGACCTGACGTTCCGCCGCACCCTCATGGGTCGCTTCTTCGGGTACGGCACGCTGGTGATCGAGTCGGCGGGCCAGATCCAGGCCTTGAACAAGGTCGAGTACTGCCCCAACCCCGAGGAGATCAACGACGCGATCTCCGAGCTGGTCTTCGGGGACAAGAAGGCTCAGTCCGAGCGCTTCTCGATGATGAAGGCCCGTCGCGCCGCGCTGGGCCGACGTCGGGTCGGCGCCCGGCGGTGA
- a CDS encoding SigE family RNA polymerase sigma factor, with amino-acid sequence MTFDDFVATRLRDLLRYATVLSCDPHLAEDIVQEVLIRAQSRWRRIGALDSPLHYVRRMVTNEFLSWRRRRATRDVSVPPESFSGLVETGHDPIVVFDERDAMLTRIARLPPRQRAALVLRYYEGLAHAEIASIMRCSEGTARSNISRALATLRSGTESAAPISTRIGGKER; translated from the coding sequence GTGACGTTCGATGACTTCGTCGCCACCCGACTTCGCGATCTGCTGCGCTATGCGACGGTGCTGTCCTGCGATCCGCATCTCGCGGAGGACATCGTCCAAGAGGTGCTGATCCGCGCCCAGAGTCGCTGGCGACGGATCGGGGCGCTGGACTCGCCGTTGCACTACGTGCGTCGGATGGTGACCAACGAGTTCCTGTCCTGGCGTCGCAGACGCGCCACGCGGGACGTCAGCGTCCCGCCGGAATCATTCAGCGGACTCGTCGAGACCGGCCACGATCCGATCGTGGTCTTTGACGAGCGCGACGCGATGCTGACCCGCATCGCGCGGCTGCCGCCGAGGCAGCGGGCCGCGCTGGTGCTCCGCTACTACGAGGGTCTCGCCCATGCGGAGATCGCGTCGATCATGCGCTGCTCCGAGGGCACGGCACGCAGCAACATCTCCCGCGCGCTGGCCACGCTGCGCAGCGGGACGGAATCGGCAGCACCCATTTCCACTCGAATCGGCGGGAAGGAGCGGTGA
- a CDS encoding DUF2332 domain-containing protein has product MHGTELELVRRRLRDFAESDRTAASPLYRHLAAHAAADPEVSSLLATAPPQSAVPPLLLAAAHRLIQAEPWLTLSNYYPTLGGTFGVDQQTWGLFRDFLLERSDRATRLISTRTVCDEEVGRAVLIYPALAMIAKQARAPLGLLAVGSGSGLLLNPHRYGYRYQGAGVGEVVSGPKKTPLVLSAALRTADGVSLPPLPAKLAVAARVALDRVTMDLADPDDVAWMEACVWADQPDRLRRLELAVSIQRQSPPELVIGDPVEGLADAAARVPREVPLVIIQGRSLAGESAERRADYARRLAELGAGRPLWWVGVEPDFSTLRAIAPSLAPVEAQAPGVDHLLAVVRWRDRVPEATVLARTDAHGRRMDWGLI; this is encoded by the coding sequence ATGCACGGTACGGAACTGGAACTGGTCCGGCGCAGACTCCGGGACTTCGCCGAGTCCGACCGGACCGCCGCCTCGCCGCTCTATCGGCACCTGGCCGCGCACGCCGCCGCCGACCCCGAGGTCTCCAGTCTCCTGGCGACGGCTCCGCCGCAGTCCGCCGTTCCGCCACTGCTGCTCGCGGCGGCGCATCGGCTGATCCAGGCCGAGCCGTGGCTGACCCTGTCCAACTACTACCCGACGCTCGGCGGGACCTTCGGCGTCGATCAGCAGACCTGGGGCCTGTTCCGCGACTTCCTGCTCGAACGGTCGGACCGGGCGACCCGGCTCATCTCCACCCGCACCGTGTGCGACGAGGAGGTGGGCCGGGCGGTGCTGATCTATCCGGCGCTGGCGATGATCGCCAAGCAGGCCCGCGCCCCGCTGGGACTGCTCGCCGTGGGCTCCGGCTCCGGGCTGCTGCTCAACCCGCACCGCTACGGCTATCGGTACCAGGGGGCGGGCGTCGGCGAGGTGGTGTCGGGGCCGAAGAAGACGCCCCTGGTGCTCAGCGCCGCCCTGCGGACGGCCGACGGAGTCTCCCTGCCGCCGTTGCCCGCGAAGCTCGCCGTCGCGGCCCGGGTCGCCCTCGATCGGGTCACGATGGACCTGGCCGATCCCGACGACGTCGCCTGGATGGAGGCCTGTGTCTGGGCTGATCAACCTGATCGGCTCCGCCGCTTGGAACTCGCTGTGTCCATTCAGCGCCAATCGCCCCCCGAACTGGTGATCGGAGACCCGGTCGAAGGATTGGCCGACGCGGCCGCCCGAGTTCCTCGCGAGGTGCCGCTGGTGATCATCCAGGGGCGCAGTCTCGCGGGCGAGTCCGCCGAGCGGCGCGCGGACTACGCCAGGCGGCTCGCGGAACTCGGCGCCGGTCGTCCACTCTGGTGGGTCGGCGTCGAGCCGGACTTCTCGACGCTGCGGGCGATTGCTCCGTCCCTCGCGCCTGTCGAGGCGCAGGCGCCGGGAGTCGATCATCTGTTGGCGGTGGTTCGGTGGCGGGACCGGGTGCCCGAAGCGACCGTCCTTGCCCGAACGGATGCACACGGTCGGCGCATGGACTGGGGGCTGATCTGA
- a CDS encoding PHP domain-containing protein, with product MRIDLHTHSTASDGSDAPEELVRLAALAGLDVVALTDHDTTAGWDRATAALPAGLRLVPGAELSCAARDETGGPVTVHLLAYLFDPTASEIVEEQARLRAERRTRLRLMAERMVEQGHPIDVPALFAALPPDAPAGRPHLARALMQAGVVESVDEAFRRFLGTGGRFHLGRTDTPVLRAVEMIRRAGGATVLAHPFARSRGPVVDAQTIAELAEAGLAGVEVDHPDHDLPTRRELRGLAGELGLLTTGSSDYHGTNKTLSLGEETTDPAQFEALVAQTSGTEVRVGLGR from the coding sequence GTGCGCATCGATCTGCATACCCATTCGACGGCGTCGGACGGCAGCGACGCTCCCGAGGAACTGGTCCGCCTTGCGGCACTGGCCGGCCTCGACGTCGTGGCGTTGACCGACCACGACACGACCGCAGGCTGGGACCGGGCCACCGCCGCCCTGCCCGCCGGACTGCGGCTCGTTCCCGGTGCCGAGCTCTCCTGCGCGGCCCGCGACGAGACCGGCGGACCCGTCACGGTCCACCTGCTCGCCTACCTCTTCGACCCCACCGCATCGGAGATCGTCGAGGAGCAGGCCCGGCTGCGCGCGGAGCGCCGGACCAGGCTGCGGCTGATGGCGGAGCGGATGGTGGAACAGGGACACCCCATCGACGTCCCCGCGCTCTTCGCCGCTCTCCCGCCCGATGCGCCTGCGGGCCGACCTCATCTCGCCAGGGCGCTGATGCAGGCAGGCGTGGTCGAGAGCGTGGACGAGGCGTTCCGGCGTTTCCTGGGCACCGGCGGACGATTTCACCTCGGCCGCACCGACACTCCGGTGCTGCGGGCCGTGGAGATGATCCGCCGTGCAGGCGGGGCGACCGTGTTGGCGCACCCCTTCGCGAGGAGCCGAGGCCCGGTGGTCGATGCGCAGACCATCGCGGAGCTGGCGGAGGCCGGTCTCGCGGGCGTCGAGGTCGACCACCCGGATCACGATCTGCCGACCAGGCGAGAACTGCGCGGCCTCGCGGGCGAACTGGGCCTGTTGACCACCGGTTCCAGCGATTATCACGGGACGAACAAGACCCTCAGCCTCGGCGAGGAGACCACCGACCCGGCGCAGTTCGAGGCTCTGGTTGCACAGACCAGCGGCACCGAGGTGCGGGTCGGTCTCGGACGGTGA
- a CDS encoding DUF2332 domain-containing protein: MAMLVELFRDAARACLPASPLTNLLLDSVADDLAESGPMTSVVCGLELGGAGSVPGLRFAAAVHHLVLSGRAPKLARHYPTAGGRLDPATFWPAARAAILAGSDGVRERATATAVQTNEPGRMAPCLGGLQVAAQEAARRVGRSTPFPIRLLEIGASGGLNLRPDRVALELDGTVVGDETSPLRLDPAWTGRPSADLSAELRIVERAGCDLHPSDPNTEEGRLHLSSFVWPDSLERWDRLQAALRLASTDPITVDRAAGPEWLADRLADLPADVLTVVWHSVVWQYVSARDRARGREILAEAAARATDRAPLALLVYESRRMPPGAPMPYRFDLLLRLWPSGLAGRLGTGGGHGIPFTWLG, translated from the coding sequence ATGGCCATGCTGGTCGAGCTGTTCCGTGACGCGGCCCGTGCCTGTCTGCCCGCCAGCCCCCTGACCAACCTGCTGCTCGACTCCGTCGCCGACGACCTCGCCGAGAGCGGGCCGATGACCTCGGTGGTGTGCGGCCTGGAGCTGGGCGGGGCGGGCAGCGTCCCCGGACTGCGCTTCGCCGCAGCGGTGCACCACCTGGTGTTGTCGGGCCGGGCTCCGAAGCTGGCTCGCCACTACCCGACCGCGGGCGGTCGACTGGACCCGGCGACGTTCTGGCCCGCCGCCAGGGCGGCGATCCTCGCGGGATCCGACGGCGTCCGCGAGCGCGCCACGGCCACGGCGGTGCAGACCAACGAACCGGGCAGGATGGCGCCCTGCCTCGGCGGCCTCCAGGTGGCTGCGCAGGAGGCCGCCCGCCGGGTCGGCCGGTCGACTCCCTTCCCGATCCGGCTGTTGGAGATCGGGGCCAGTGGTGGGCTCAACCTCCGGCCGGACCGGGTGGCCCTCGAACTCGACGGCACCGTGGTCGGGGACGAGACCAGTCCGCTGCGGCTGGACCCGGCGTGGACGGGCAGGCCGTCCGCCGACCTGAGCGCGGAGCTGCGCATCGTCGAGCGAGCGGGCTGCGACCTGCACCCCTCCGACCCGAACACCGAGGAGGGCAGGCTGCATCTGTCGTCCTTCGTCTGGCCCGACAGCCTCGAGCGCTGGGATCGGCTGCAGGCCGCGCTGCGCCTGGCCTCGACGGACCCGATCACGGTGGATCGGGCCGCCGGACCGGAGTGGCTGGCGGACCGGCTCGCTGATCTCCCCGCCGACGTCCTCACCGTGGTGTGGCATTCGGTCGTCTGGCAGTACGTCTCGGCACGGGACCGGGCCCGAGGTCGCGAGATCCTGGCCGAGGCGGCAGCCCGGGCGACCGATCGCGCGCCGCTGGCCCTGCTGGTCTACGAGTCTCGTCGCATGCCGCCGGGCGCGCCGATGCCTTATCGCTTCGATCTGCTGCTGCGGCTGTGGCCGTCGGGACTGGCCGGACGACTCGGCACGGGCGGCGGCCACGGCATCCCGTTCACCTGGCTCGGCTGA
- a CDS encoding chromosome partitioning protein ParB, with protein sequence MRRDTGFPRADAEYDFLRVRRRQVLARLAMWLRREPDDVNVMLPFDEVLSALGQRGQRRIGLRVLRLDSIVGSVDRTRDFDRRFRPTSARVRERWERLALARRRGESVPPIDVYRIGDLHFVKDGHHRVSVALAQGLETIDAYVTEVVTMLHAGDIRFRGDLMVKNDRRLFLERVPLRGEARAAISLPDAWRYTELSETVEAWGFRVMQDEGRFLDRQAVALRWYEEEFIPVIAMLRQADLIGDRTEAEAYLAVGEERYRLMRTHRWDDEVIAAVRSSVARR encoded by the coding sequence ATGCGTCGTGACACCGGATTCCCCAGAGCCGACGCGGAGTACGACTTCCTGCGCGTCCGCCGCAGGCAGGTGTTGGCCCGGCTCGCCATGTGGCTGCGCCGCGAGCCCGACGACGTGAACGTGATGCTGCCCTTCGACGAGGTCCTGTCCGCCCTCGGCCAGCGCGGGCAGCGCAGGATCGGCCTCCGGGTGCTGCGGCTGGACTCCATCGTCGGCAGCGTGGACCGGACGCGGGACTTCGACCGGCGTTTCCGCCCGACCTCGGCTCGAGTCCGGGAGCGATGGGAACGGCTGGCGCTGGCTCGGCGACGCGGCGAGTCGGTGCCGCCGATCGACGTCTACCGGATCGGCGACCTGCACTTCGTCAAGGACGGCCACCACCGGGTGTCGGTGGCGCTGGCGCAGGGCCTGGAGACGATCGACGCCTATGTCACCGAGGTCGTCACCATGCTGCACGCGGGCGACATCCGCTTCCGGGGTGACCTGATGGTGAAGAACGACCGCAGGCTGTTCCTCGAACGAGTGCCGCTGCGGGGCGAGGCCAGGGCGGCGATCTCCCTCCCCGACGCCTGGCGGTACACGGAGTTGAGCGAGACCGTCGAGGCCTGGGGTTTCCGGGTCATGCAGGACGAGGGACGGTTCCTCGACCGCCAGGCGGTGGCGCTGCGCTGGTACGAGGAGGAGTTCATCCCCGTTATCGCGATGCTGCGGCAGGCCGACCTGATCGGCGACCGCACCGAGGCCGAGGCCTACCTCGCGGTGGGGGAGGAACGCTACCGGCTGATGCGGACCCATCGATGGGACGACGAGGTGATCGCGGCCGTCCGCAGCAGCGTCGCGCGACGCTGA